A genomic region of Magnolia sinica isolate HGM2019 chromosome 6, MsV1, whole genome shotgun sequence contains the following coding sequences:
- the LOC131249435 gene encoding pentatricopeptide repeat-containing protein At4g02750-like isoform X2: MGVVLIVTFGEILSRIEESIRIFENMKSRNTVTYNSMISAYSKNGRVSDARRLFDQMPFKNLVSWNSMIAGYSHNDHVREAAQLFEEMPNRDIFSWTLMITCYTRNEELEKARHLFDRMLDKKDPACWNAMIAGYAKNGQFNAARRLLDEMPAKDLVSWNSMLAGYTQNEEMNLGSKFFDEMPVKDVVSWNLMIDGFVQIGDLDSAFQYFQRIPCANVVSWVTLLSAYTRNSRITEARGLFDQMPERNVVAWNAMITGYVQNGKVEEGYQLFVEMPEQNSVSWTTMISGYVRVGKLDEARELLERMPYKNVAAQTAMISGYVQSMRMDDARHIFEKIGCRDSVSWNTMIAGYAQCGRMDEAMRLFERMPKKDIISWNTLIAGFAQEGNMDRALRIFEEMGARNTISWNSLVSGYTQNGVYADALRYFLLMRREGLKPDWSTYACGVSACANLAALQIGKQLHNLILKSGYTNDLFVGNALITMYAKCGRILLSKQTFDEMDSIDLVSWNSLIAGYALNGYGSEAIGLFREMESARVGVDEITFIGVLAACSHAGMIDDGLKLFDSMMKDYSIEPNAEHYACMVDLLGRAGRLGGAYKLVIGMPIEANAGIWGALLGACRIHQNLELAKFAAEKLFEFEPHKTSNYVLLSNMLAEAGRWDEVERVRMLMKGRGVQKQPGCSWIEVKSQLHAFFADDWTQPRTAEICETLKALTAQMRNMGCMPDVDMSLFDCG, encoded by the exons ATGGGCGTGGTCCTGATTGTAACGTTTGGAGAAATTTTAAGCAG AATCGAAGAATCCattagaatttttgaaaacaTGAAGAGTCGGAACACAGTCACTTACAATTCGATGATCTCCGCCTACTCAAAGAATGGCAGAGTCAGTGATGCGAGGCGCCTATTCGATCAAATGCCGTTCAAGAACTTGGTTTCTTGGAATTCTATGATTGCTGGGTACTCTCACAACGACCATGTTCGTGAAGCTGCTcagttgtttgaagaaatgccTAATAGAGACATCTTTTCGTGGACTCTAATGATAACTTGCTACACCCGCAATGAGGAGCTTGAGAAGGCAAGGCATCTCTTCGATCGGATGCTAGATAAGAAAGACCCAGCTTGCTGGAATGCAATGATCGCGGGGTATGCGAAAAACGGGCAGTTCAATGCGGCACGTAGACTATTGGATGAGATGCCGGCCAAGGACTTGGTTTCGTGGAATTCAATGCTAGCAGGGTACACCCAGAATGAAGAGATGAATTTGGGTTCTAAATTTTTTGATGAGATGCCGGTCAAAGATGTGGTTTCTTGGAATTTGATGATTGATGGGTTTGTGCAGATTGGCGATTTAGATTCAGCTTTCCAGTATTTTCAGAGAATTCCTTGCGCTAATGTTGTTTCATGGGTGACATTGTTGAGTGCATACACAAGGAATAGTCGGATTACCGAAGCAAGAGGACTCTTCGATCAGATGCCGGAGAGAAATGTGGTCGCATGGAATGCCATGATAACAGGTTATGTGCAGAATGGAAAAGTCGAAGAGGGTTATCAGCTTTTCGTCGAAATGCCAGAACAGAATTCTGTCTCATGGACGACAATGATTAGTGGGTATGTTCGTGTTGGGAAGCTTGATGAGGCAAGAGAATTGCTTGAGAGGATGCCTTACAAAAACGTGGCAGCCCAAACTGCCATGATTTCAGGGTATGTTCAAAGCATGAGGATGGACGATGCTCGACATATTTTCGAGAAAATCGGGTGCCGAGACTCTGTGTCTTGGAATACTATGATTGCAGGTTATGCCCAATGTGGAAGAATGGATGAGGCAATGAGATTATTTGAGCGGATGCCAAAGAAAGACATTATTTCATGGAACACTTTGATTGCCGGTTTTGCACAAGAAGGAAACATGGATAGAGCACTTAGAATTTTCGAGGAGATGGGTGCACGGAACACAATTTCTTGGAATTCTCTTGTTTCAGGTTACACCCAAAATGGGGTTTATGCCGATGCGCTTAGGTACTTTCTATTGATGAGAAGAGAAGGTCTGAAACCAGATTGGTCGACATATGCATGTGGTGTCAGTGCTTGTGCCAACCTTGCTGCTCTACAGATTGGGAAGCAGCTGCACAATCTCATTTTAAAAAGCGGCTACACAAATGATTTATTCGTTGGGAATGCATTGATCACCATGTATGCAAAATGCGGAAGGATCTTGTTATCAAAGCAAACGTTCGATGAAATGGATAGTATTGATCTTGTTTCTTGGAATTCATTGATTGCAGGGTATGCATTGAATGGTTATGGAAGTGAGGCCATTGGGCTCTTTCGAGAGATGGAGAGTGCTAGAGTGGGCGTAGATGAGATCACCTTCATTGGTGTTTTAGCTGCCTGCAGTCATGCTGGAATGATCGACGATGGGTTGAAATTATTTGATTCCATGATGAAGGATTACTCCATTGAACCAAATGCAGAACACTATGCTTGTATGGTCGATTTGCTAGGCCGAGCGGGGAGACTGGGAGGAGCCTATAAGCTAGTGATAGGAATGCCGATCGAAGCAAATGCTGGCATATGGGGCGCACTTCTCGGAGCATGCCGCATACACCAGAACCTAGAGCTTGCGAAGTTTGCCGCCGAGAAGCTTTTTGAATTTGAACCGCATAAGACTTCAAATTACGTGCTGTTGTCAAACATGCTTGCGGAAGCCGGTCGATGGGATGAGGTAGAGAGAGTGAGGATGTTGATGAAAGGCAGAGGAGTGCAGAAGCAACCTGGGTGCAGCTGGATTGAGGTTAAGAGCCAGCTGCACGCATTCTTTGCCGATGATTGGACACAGCCACGGACAGCTGAGATCTGCGAAACATTGAAGGCATTGACTGCACAGATGAGAAATATGGGGTGCATGCCGGATGTTGATATGTCTC
- the LOC131249439 gene encoding pentatricopeptide repeat-containing protein At2g35030, mitochondrial-like produces the protein MGSKLKSVVYNQNLKITQFAKSSRIEESVRIFENMKSRNTVTYNSMISDYSKNGRIDDARRLFDQMPFKNLVSWNSTIVGYSHNDHVRKVAQLFEEMPNRDIFSWTLMITCYTHNGELEKARHLFDWMPDKKDLACWKSMITGYAKNGQFDAASKRLDEMPTKDLVSWNSMLARYTYNEEMNLGSKFFNEMPVKDVVSWNLMIDGFVQIDDLD, from the coding sequence ATGGGATCGAAACTCAAGTCCGTTGTTTACAATCAAAATCTGAAGATAACCCAATTCGCTAAATCTAGCAGAATCGAAGAATCCGTTAGAATATTTGAAAACATGAAGAGCCGGAACACAGTCACTTACAATTCGATGATCTCAGACTACTCGAAGAATGGCAGAATCGATGATGCGAGGCGCCTATTTGATCAAATGCCGTTCAAGAACTTGGTTTCCTGGAATTCCACGATCGTTGGGTACTCTCACAACGACCATGTTCGTAAAGTTGCCCAGTTGTTCGAAGAAATGCCTAATAGAGACATCTTTTCTTGGACTCTAATGATAACTTGCTACACCCACAATGGGGAGCTTGAAAAGGCGAGGCATCTCTTCGATTGGATGCCGGATAAGAAAGACTTAGCCTGTTGGAAATCGATGATCACAGGGTACGCAAAGAACGGGCAGTTTGATGCCGCGAGTAAACGATTGGATGAGATGCCGACCAAGGACTTGGtttcatggaattcaatgttagCAAGGTACACCTATAATGAAGAGATGAATTTgggttcaaaattttttaatgAGATGCCAGTCAAAGATGTGGTTTCTTGGAATTTGATGATTGATGGGTTTGTCCAGATTGACGATTTGGATTAA
- the LOC131249435 gene encoding pentatricopeptide repeat-containing protein At4g02750-like isoform X1, whose product MGSKLKSVVYNQNLKITQFAKSGRIEESIRIFENMKSRNTVTYNSMISAYSKNGRVSDARRLFDQMPFKNLVSWNSMIAGYSHNDHVREAAQLFEEMPNRDIFSWTLMITCYTRNEELEKARHLFDRMLDKKDPACWNAMIAGYAKNGQFNAARRLLDEMPAKDLVSWNSMLAGYTQNEEMNLGSKFFDEMPVKDVVSWNLMIDGFVQIGDLDSAFQYFQRIPCANVVSWVTLLSAYTRNSRITEARGLFDQMPERNVVAWNAMITGYVQNGKVEEGYQLFVEMPEQNSVSWTTMISGYVRVGKLDEARELLERMPYKNVAAQTAMISGYVQSMRMDDARHIFEKIGCRDSVSWNTMIAGYAQCGRMDEAMRLFERMPKKDIISWNTLIAGFAQEGNMDRALRIFEEMGARNTISWNSLVSGYTQNGVYADALRYFLLMRREGLKPDWSTYACGVSACANLAALQIGKQLHNLILKSGYTNDLFVGNALITMYAKCGRILLSKQTFDEMDSIDLVSWNSLIAGYALNGYGSEAIGLFREMESARVGVDEITFIGVLAACSHAGMIDDGLKLFDSMMKDYSIEPNAEHYACMVDLLGRAGRLGGAYKLVIGMPIEANAGIWGALLGACRIHQNLELAKFAAEKLFEFEPHKTSNYVLLSNMLAEAGRWDEVERVRMLMKGRGVQKQPGCSWIEVKSQLHAFFADDWTQPRTAEICETLKALTAQMRNMGCMPDVDMSLFDCG is encoded by the coding sequence ATGGGATCAAAACTTAAGTCTGTTGTTTACAATCAAAATCTGAAGATAACCCAATTCGCTAAATCTGGCAGAATCGAAGAATCCattagaatttttgaaaacaTGAAGAGTCGGAACACAGTCACTTACAATTCGATGATCTCCGCCTACTCAAAGAATGGCAGAGTCAGTGATGCGAGGCGCCTATTCGATCAAATGCCGTTCAAGAACTTGGTTTCTTGGAATTCTATGATTGCTGGGTACTCTCACAACGACCATGTTCGTGAAGCTGCTcagttgtttgaagaaatgccTAATAGAGACATCTTTTCGTGGACTCTAATGATAACTTGCTACACCCGCAATGAGGAGCTTGAGAAGGCAAGGCATCTCTTCGATCGGATGCTAGATAAGAAAGACCCAGCTTGCTGGAATGCAATGATCGCGGGGTATGCGAAAAACGGGCAGTTCAATGCGGCACGTAGACTATTGGATGAGATGCCGGCCAAGGACTTGGTTTCGTGGAATTCAATGCTAGCAGGGTACACCCAGAATGAAGAGATGAATTTGGGTTCTAAATTTTTTGATGAGATGCCGGTCAAAGATGTGGTTTCTTGGAATTTGATGATTGATGGGTTTGTGCAGATTGGCGATTTAGATTCAGCTTTCCAGTATTTTCAGAGAATTCCTTGCGCTAATGTTGTTTCATGGGTGACATTGTTGAGTGCATACACAAGGAATAGTCGGATTACCGAAGCAAGAGGACTCTTCGATCAGATGCCGGAGAGAAATGTGGTCGCATGGAATGCCATGATAACAGGTTATGTGCAGAATGGAAAAGTCGAAGAGGGTTATCAGCTTTTCGTCGAAATGCCAGAACAGAATTCTGTCTCATGGACGACAATGATTAGTGGGTATGTTCGTGTTGGGAAGCTTGATGAGGCAAGAGAATTGCTTGAGAGGATGCCTTACAAAAACGTGGCAGCCCAAACTGCCATGATTTCAGGGTATGTTCAAAGCATGAGGATGGACGATGCTCGACATATTTTCGAGAAAATCGGGTGCCGAGACTCTGTGTCTTGGAATACTATGATTGCAGGTTATGCCCAATGTGGAAGAATGGATGAGGCAATGAGATTATTTGAGCGGATGCCAAAGAAAGACATTATTTCATGGAACACTTTGATTGCCGGTTTTGCACAAGAAGGAAACATGGATAGAGCACTTAGAATTTTCGAGGAGATGGGTGCACGGAACACAATTTCTTGGAATTCTCTTGTTTCAGGTTACACCCAAAATGGGGTTTATGCCGATGCGCTTAGGTACTTTCTATTGATGAGAAGAGAAGGTCTGAAACCAGATTGGTCGACATATGCATGTGGTGTCAGTGCTTGTGCCAACCTTGCTGCTCTACAGATTGGGAAGCAGCTGCACAATCTCATTTTAAAAAGCGGCTACACAAATGATTTATTCGTTGGGAATGCATTGATCACCATGTATGCAAAATGCGGAAGGATCTTGTTATCAAAGCAAACGTTCGATGAAATGGATAGTATTGATCTTGTTTCTTGGAATTCATTGATTGCAGGGTATGCATTGAATGGTTATGGAAGTGAGGCCATTGGGCTCTTTCGAGAGATGGAGAGTGCTAGAGTGGGCGTAGATGAGATCACCTTCATTGGTGTTTTAGCTGCCTGCAGTCATGCTGGAATGATCGACGATGGGTTGAAATTATTTGATTCCATGATGAAGGATTACTCCATTGAACCAAATGCAGAACACTATGCTTGTATGGTCGATTTGCTAGGCCGAGCGGGGAGACTGGGAGGAGCCTATAAGCTAGTGATAGGAATGCCGATCGAAGCAAATGCTGGCATATGGGGCGCACTTCTCGGAGCATGCCGCATACACCAGAACCTAGAGCTTGCGAAGTTTGCCGCCGAGAAGCTTTTTGAATTTGAACCGCATAAGACTTCAAATTACGTGCTGTTGTCAAACATGCTTGCGGAAGCCGGTCGATGGGATGAGGTAGAGAGAGTGAGGATGTTGATGAAAGGCAGAGGAGTGCAGAAGCAACCTGGGTGCAGCTGGATTGAGGTTAAGAGCCAGCTGCACGCATTCTTTGCCGATGATTGGACACAGCCACGGACAGCTGAGATCTGCGAAACATTGAAGGCATTGACTGCACAGATGAGAAATATGGGGTGCATGCCGGATGTTGATATGTCTC
- the LOC131249440 gene encoding D-glycerate 3-kinase, chloroplastic-like, whose protein sequence is MLGFKRLPNEVVKAVDPQLDIINKKLKAYYDAWDKFVQSWIIIKIKDPSCVFRWWLKAEVAMRAEGKPGMSDEEDMGFSLFD, encoded by the exons ATGCTTGGTTTCAAACGTCTACCAAACGAAGTCGTCAAAGCAGTTGACCCACAG CTGGATATCATAAATAAAAAACTTAAAGCTTATTATGATGCATGGGATAAGTTCGTACAGTCGTGGATAATTATCAAGATCAAGGACCCAAGTTGCGTCTTTCGGTGGTGGTTGAAG GCCGAGGTTGCTATGAGGGCGGAGGGCAAACCTGGTATGTCTGATGAAGAG GATATGGGCTTCTCTTTGTTTGATTAA